One segment of Gopherus flavomarginatus isolate rGopFla2 chromosome 8, rGopFla2.mat.asm, whole genome shotgun sequence DNA contains the following:
- the LOC127056601 gene encoding pre-mRNA 3'-end-processing factor FIP1-like isoform X2, whose product MSQHAPPSGEDEEEDSDSDSDDDDDVKVTIGNIKTGAPSYMGTPMNLNLKTGRGYGTSSSAKLQPKGIDLDATGNINGLPVIEVDLDSFEDKPWRKPGADLSDYFNYGFSEDTWKAYCEKQRRLQLGLDPSPPISSENKITVQQGRTGNAEKEPENNIIKTEFKTDFVALIGGRMKAGPPPNRKLGGTIDVIGGQAGTIRRVEGRRRDKHASEENPIQVLGDHGNKPQPPQQPQQPSQPQQPPQQQPFVPPAGPPPPPIAGPPPPHFLHPPPPVTSVPPPLHPPGLPPPGPIPGLFPPPLAPPPALLIPTLDGQPASYNNRQPPPFGYNSADSGFISYPPISTSHTPWVTTVDKGTSSSSSSHWEYSGSRRERERERERERERDRDRTPTTSEYNNDDERYRYYSRERSYDFERDYRRSRDRSREREDRHRERRHREKEESSKHKSSRRKQHESEEGESHRRHKHKKNKRSKEEKEASDDGVAEGDEQNAKE is encoded by the exons ATGTCACAACAT GCCCCCCCGAGtggtgaagatgaggaggaagacagtgatagcgacagtgatgatgatgatgatgtgaaAGTTACCATTGGCAACATTAAAACGGGAGCGCCATCGTACAT GGGGACTCCTATGAATCTAAACTTAAAAACAGGCAGAGGCTATGGAACATCCTCTTCAG cCAAGTTGCAGCCCAAAGGTATTGATCTAGATGCCACAGGGAATATAAATGGATTGCCTGTAATAGAAGTGGATTTAGATTCATTTGAAGACAAACCGTGGAGGAAaccag GTGCTGACCTTTCTGATTACTTTAATTATGGATTCAGTGAAGACACATGGAAAGCTTATTGTGAGAAACAGCGACGGCTTCAGCTTGGACTGGATCCCTCTCCACCTATCAGCAGTGAGAATAAGATCACA gttcagcaaggaaggaCAGGAAATGCAGAGAAAGAACCAGAGAACAACATTATCAAAACAGAATTCAAAACGGACTTTGTGGCTCTGATAGGAGGGCGGATGAAGGCTGGGCCTCCACCTAATAG GAAGCTGGGTGGGACAATTGATGTGATTGGTGGACAGGCAGGCACTATTAGGAGGGTAGAAGGAAGACGCCGCGATAAACACGCCTCTGAGGAAAATCCCATTCAG GTTCTTGGAGATCATGGAAATAAGCCACAACCCCCACAGCAGCCTCAGCAACCATCACAGCCCCAGCAGCCACCTCAGCAACAGCCGTTTGTACCACCAGCaggtcccccacctcccccaattGCTGGGCCACCCCCACCACACTTTCTCCATCCTCCCCCTCCAGTTACTTCTGTCCCACCTCCTCTGCATCCTCCAG GCTTGCCACCACCAGGTCCCATTCCAG GGCTGTTCCCTCCACCTCTGGCTCCTCCACCAGCTCTCCTCATTCCAACACTTGATGG CCAACCTGCCAGCTACAATAACAGGCAGCCTCCACCATTTGGATACAACTCTGCAG ATTCTGGTTTCATCAGCTACCCTCCTATTTCCACATCCCACACGCCCTGGGTGACGACCGTGGATAAGGGTAcaagcagctccagcagcagccactggGAGTACTCTGGCTCAAggcgtgagagagagagggagcgggaaagggaaagggagagagacagagaccggACTCCAACTACCAGTGAATACAACAA TGATGACGAGCGATACCGCTACTACAGTCGAGAGCGAAGCTATGATTTTGAGCGGGATTATCGCAGGAGTAGAGATCGGAGCAGAGAGCGGGAGGATCGCCACCGGGAGCGCAGAcacagagagaaggaggagagcaGTAAACATAAGTCTTCAAGACG TAAGCAGCATGAGAGTGAAGAGGGTGAAAGCCACCGGCGCCACAAGCACAAAAAGAACAAGCGCAGCAAAGAGGAGAAGGAGGCCAGTGATGACGGCGTTGCAGAGGGAGATGAACAAAATGCTAAGGAGTAA
- the LOC127056601 gene encoding pre-mRNA 3'-end-processing factor FIP1-like isoform X1, with the protein MATELEPPASGAAPLEAEEDEEHWLYGDDTTGKQEDGPIARHAESSHPLQDAPQESRPVTSEDREMSQHAPPSGEDEEEDSDSDSDDDDDVKVTIGNIKTGAPSYMGTPMNLNLKTGRGYGTSSSAKLQPKGIDLDATGNINGLPVIEVDLDSFEDKPWRKPGADLSDYFNYGFSEDTWKAYCEKQRRLQLGLDPSPPISSENKITVQQGRTGNAEKEPENNIIKTEFKTDFVALIGGRMKAGPPPNRKLGGTIDVIGGQAGTIRRVEGRRRDKHASEENPIQVLGDHGNKPQPPQQPQQPSQPQQPPQQQPFVPPAGPPPPPIAGPPPPHFLHPPPPVTSVPPPLHPPGLPPPGPIPGLFPPPLAPPPALLIPTLDGQPASYNNRQPPPFGYNSADSGFISYPPISTSHTPWVTTVDKGTSSSSSSHWEYSGSRRERERERERERERDRDRTPTTSEYNNDDERYRYYSRERSYDFERDYRRSRDRSREREDRHRERRHREKEESSKHKSSRRKQHESEEGESHRRHKHKKNKRSKEEKEASDDGVAEGDEQNAKE; encoded by the exons atgacaccactGGTAAGCAAGAAGATGGACCAATTGCTAG ACATGCAGAATCTTCTCATCCTTTGCAAGATGCTCCTCAGGAGAGCCGGCCTGTCACCAGTGAAGACCGAGAGATGTCACAACAT GCCCCCCCGAGtggtgaagatgaggaggaagacagtgatagcgacagtgatgatgatgatgatgtgaaAGTTACCATTGGCAACATTAAAACGGGAGCGCCATCGTACAT GGGGACTCCTATGAATCTAAACTTAAAAACAGGCAGAGGCTATGGAACATCCTCTTCAG cCAAGTTGCAGCCCAAAGGTATTGATCTAGATGCCACAGGGAATATAAATGGATTGCCTGTAATAGAAGTGGATTTAGATTCATTTGAAGACAAACCGTGGAGGAAaccag GTGCTGACCTTTCTGATTACTTTAATTATGGATTCAGTGAAGACACATGGAAAGCTTATTGTGAGAAACAGCGACGGCTTCAGCTTGGACTGGATCCCTCTCCACCTATCAGCAGTGAGAATAAGATCACA gttcagcaaggaaggaCAGGAAATGCAGAGAAAGAACCAGAGAACAACATTATCAAAACAGAATTCAAAACGGACTTTGTGGCTCTGATAGGAGGGCGGATGAAGGCTGGGCCTCCACCTAATAG GAAGCTGGGTGGGACAATTGATGTGATTGGTGGACAGGCAGGCACTATTAGGAGGGTAGAAGGAAGACGCCGCGATAAACACGCCTCTGAGGAAAATCCCATTCAG GTTCTTGGAGATCATGGAAATAAGCCACAACCCCCACAGCAGCCTCAGCAACCATCACAGCCCCAGCAGCCACCTCAGCAACAGCCGTTTGTACCACCAGCaggtcccccacctcccccaattGCTGGGCCACCCCCACCACACTTTCTCCATCCTCCCCCTCCAGTTACTTCTGTCCCACCTCCTCTGCATCCTCCAG GCTTGCCACCACCAGGTCCCATTCCAG GGCTGTTCCCTCCACCTCTGGCTCCTCCACCAGCTCTCCTCATTCCAACACTTGATGG CCAACCTGCCAGCTACAATAACAGGCAGCCTCCACCATTTGGATACAACTCTGCAG ATTCTGGTTTCATCAGCTACCCTCCTATTTCCACATCCCACACGCCCTGGGTGACGACCGTGGATAAGGGTAcaagcagctccagcagcagccactggGAGTACTCTGGCTCAAggcgtgagagagagagggagcgggaaagggaaagggagagagacagagaccggACTCCAACTACCAGTGAATACAACAA TGATGACGAGCGATACCGCTACTACAGTCGAGAGCGAAGCTATGATTTTGAGCGGGATTATCGCAGGAGTAGAGATCGGAGCAGAGAGCGGGAGGATCGCCACCGGGAGCGCAGAcacagagagaaggaggagagcaGTAAACATAAGTCTTCAAGACG TAAGCAGCATGAGAGTGAAGAGGGTGAAAGCCACCGGCGCCACAAGCACAAAAAGAACAAGCGCAGCAAAGAGGAGAAGGAGGCCAGTGATGACGGCGTTGCAGAGGGAGATGAACAAAATGCTAAGGAGTAA